One window of Silvimonas iriomotensis genomic DNA carries:
- the ppnP gene encoding pyrimidine/purine nucleoside phosphorylase — protein sequence MSQQFDNVSVVKQGNVYFDGKCVSHTVILADGTRKSVGVILPSKLVFNTGAPEIMELIAGKCVVKLAGESEAVTYTGGQSFNVPGNSSFDIETVETLHYVCHFG from the coding sequence ATGAGCCAGCAATTCGATAACGTATCCGTAGTCAAACAAGGCAATGTGTATTTCGATGGCAAGTGTGTGTCGCACACCGTCATCCTGGCCGATGGCACCCGCAAAAGCGTGGGCGTGATCCTGCCGTCCAAACTGGTGTTCAATACCGGCGCCCCGGAAATCATGGAATTGATCGCCGGCAAATGTGTGGTGAAACTGGCTGGCGAAAGCGAAGCCGTCACCTACACTGGCGGCCAGTCGTTCAACGTGCCGGGCAACAGCAGCTTTGATATCGAAACGGTCGAGACCCTGCATTACGTTTGCCACTTTGGCTAA
- a CDS encoding argininosuccinate synthase has translation MSDVKKVVLAYSGGLDTSVILKWLQDTYQCEVVTFTADLGQGEELEPARQKALKFGIKPEHIFIDDLREEFTRDFVFPMFRANALYEGEYLLGTSIARPLIAKRQIEIANAVGADAVSHGATGKGNDQVRFELGYYALKPGVKVVAPWREWDLLSREKLLTYAETNGIPVDMKHKNGGAPYSMDANLLHISFEGRHLEDPKAEAEESMWRWTVSPEAAPDAPEYLDLEFEKGDVVALNGVRLSPAQVLTKLNELGGKHGIGRLDLVENRYVGMKSRGCYETPGGTILLKAHRGIESITLDREVAHLKDDLMPRYASLVYNGYWWSPERKALQVLIDHTQQQVNGWVRVKLYKGGVSVVSRDSKDTLFDQTIATFDDDGGAYNQADAGGFIKLNALRMRIAARKGR, from the coding sequence ATGTCTGACGTAAAGAAAGTGGTGCTTGCCTACTCTGGCGGTCTTGATACATCGGTCATTCTCAAATGGCTGCAAGACACTTATCAATGTGAAGTGGTGACCTTCACCGCCGACCTTGGCCAGGGCGAGGAGCTGGAACCCGCTCGCCAAAAAGCGCTGAAATTTGGCATCAAGCCTGAGCACATCTTTATTGATGACCTGCGCGAAGAATTCACCCGTGATTTCGTCTTCCCGATGTTCCGCGCCAATGCGCTGTACGAAGGCGAATACCTCCTGGGCACCTCGATTGCCCGTCCGCTGATTGCCAAGCGCCAGATCGAAATCGCCAACGCCGTGGGCGCCGATGCCGTGAGCCATGGCGCCACCGGCAAGGGTAACGACCAGGTTCGTTTCGAACTGGGCTATTACGCCCTCAAGCCGGGCGTCAAAGTAGTGGCCCCGTGGCGTGAGTGGGATCTGTTGTCCCGCGAAAAGCTGCTGACCTATGCCGAAACCAACGGCATTCCGGTCGATATGAAACACAAGAACGGTGGCGCGCCGTATTCCATGGACGCCAACCTGCTGCATATCTCGTTCGAAGGTCGCCATCTGGAAGACCCGAAGGCCGAGGCCGAAGAAAGCATGTGGCGCTGGACCGTCAGCCCGGAAGCCGCGCCGGATGCACCGGAATACCTGGATCTGGAATTCGAAAAGGGTGACGTGGTTGCCCTCAACGGCGTACGCCTGAGCCCGGCGCAAGTGCTGACCAAGCTCAACGAGCTGGGCGGCAAGCACGGTATCGGCCGTCTGGATCTGGTTGAAAACCGTTACGTCGGCATGAAGAGCCGCGGCTGCTACGAAACCCCGGGCGGCACCATCTTGCTGAAGGCACACCGTGGTATCGAATCGATCACGCTGGATCGCGAAGTTGCGCACCTGAAGGACGATCTGATGCCGCGTTACGCCAGCCTGGTGTACAACGGCTACTGGTGGAGCCCGGAGCGCAAGGCACTGCAAGTGCTGATCGACCACACGCAACAGCAGGTCAATGGCTGGGTCCGCGTCAAGCTGTACAAGGGCGGCGTATCGGTCGTCTCGCGCGACTCCAAAGACACGCTGTTCGACCAGACCATCGCCACCTTTGATGACGACGGCGGCGCCTACAACCAGGCTGACGCAGGCGGCTTCATCAAGCTCAACGCCCTGCGTATGCGTATTGCGGCCAGAAAGGGTCGTTAA
- a CDS encoding metal-dependent hydrolase yields MTTVVTHAVVAATLVRLLPQRWRSRPLYVLAMLGSMVPDLDTIGLKFGIAYDSPYGHRGATHSLLFAVVLGGLMAGWLARRHGALLRHWAILAACVFSHPVMDALTNGGRGVAFFWPLSDARFFFGLHPIMVSPIGARFFSERGLITLESEFVLVWIPCIVVWLVLALWPDRKRR; encoded by the coding sequence GTGACCACTGTTGTCACCCACGCCGTTGTCGCCGCCACGCTGGTGCGGTTGCTGCCCCAGCGCTGGCGTTCGCGCCCTTTGTATGTGCTGGCCATGCTGGGTAGCATGGTGCCAGACCTGGACACCATCGGCCTCAAGTTCGGCATCGCCTACGACAGCCCCTACGGCCACCGTGGCGCAACGCATTCGCTGCTGTTTGCCGTGGTGCTGGGTGGTTTGATGGCAGGGTGGCTGGCACGCCGGCACGGCGCATTGCTGCGTCACTGGGCCATTCTGGCCGCATGTGTGTTCAGCCATCCCGTCATGGATGCGCTCACTAACGGCGGCCGTGGCGTGGCGTTTTTCTGGCCACTGAGCGACGCACGCTTTTTCTTCGGGCTCCACCCGATCATGGTCTCGCCCATTGGCGCGCGGTTCTTTTCAGAACGCGGTCTCATCACGCTGGAAAGTGAGTTTGTCCTGGTCTGGATACCCTGCATTGTGGTCTGGCTGGTTTTAGCACTTTGGCCGGACCGCAAACGCCGTTAA
- the rho gene encoding transcription termination factor Rho: MHLSDLKHHHVSELVEMAIANEIEGASRLRKQDLIFALLKNQGRKGESIFGDGTLEVLPDGFGFLRSPDTSYLAGPDDIYVSPSQIRRFNLHTGDTVEGEIRTPKDGERYFALVKVDKVNGEPPENAKHKILFENLTPLFPTRRLQLERDIKGEENVTSRIIDLIAPIGCGQRALLVAPPKSGKTVMLQNIAHAITANHPDVMLIVLLIDERPEEVTEMQRSVKGEVVSSTFDEPATRHVQVAEMVIEKAKRLVEHKKDVVILLDSITRLARAYNTVVPASGKVLTGGVDANALQRPKRFFGAARNIEEGGSLTIIATALIDTGSRMDDVIYEEFKGTGNMEIHLDRRMAEKRLFPAININRSSTRREELLIPSEQLQKIWVLRKLLYPMDDLEAMEFLQDKIKATKNNANFFDSMRR; the protein is encoded by the coding sequence ATGCATTTGTCCGATCTAAAACATCACCACGTCTCTGAACTTGTAGAGATGGCTATCGCCAACGAAATTGAAGGCGCCAGCCGCTTGCGCAAGCAGGACCTGATCTTTGCGCTGCTGAAAAACCAGGGGAGAAAGGGCGAAAGTATTTTTGGCGATGGCACGCTGGAAGTGCTGCCTGACGGCTTTGGTTTCCTGCGTAGCCCGGATACCTCTTACCTGGCCGGTCCGGACGACATTTATGTCAGCCCGTCGCAAATCCGCCGCTTCAATCTGCATACCGGCGATACCGTCGAAGGCGAGATCCGCACCCCCAAGGATGGTGAACGTTACTTTGCGCTGGTCAAGGTCGACAAAGTCAACGGCGAGCCGCCTGAGAACGCCAAGCACAAGATCCTGTTCGAAAACCTGACACCGCTGTTCCCTACGCGCCGCCTGCAACTGGAGCGCGATATCAAGGGCGAAGAGAATGTCACCAGCCGGATCATTGACCTGATTGCCCCGATCGGCTGTGGCCAGCGCGCCCTCCTGGTGGCGCCGCCCAAGTCCGGCAAGACCGTGATGCTGCAGAACATTGCGCACGCCATCACCGCCAACCATCCGGATGTGATGCTGATCGTGCTGCTGATTGACGAGCGTCCGGAAGAAGTGACTGAAATGCAGCGTTCGGTGAAAGGCGAGGTTGTGTCCTCTACCTTTGACGAACCGGCCACCCGCCACGTACAAGTGGCTGAAATGGTCATCGAAAAGGCCAAGCGCCTTGTAGAACACAAGAAAGACGTGGTGATCCTGCTGGACTCCATCACCCGTCTGGCCCGTGCCTACAACACCGTGGTGCCGGCCTCCGGCAAGGTGTTGACCGGTGGTGTGGACGCCAACGCCCTGCAACGCCCCAAGCGGTTCTTCGGTGCTGCCCGTAATATTGAAGAGGGCGGCAGCCTGACCATCATCGCCACTGCGCTGATCGACACCGGTTCGCGCATGGATGATGTGATCTACGAAGAGTTCAAGGGTACCGGTAACATGGAAATCCACCTTGACCGTCGTATGGCGGAAAAGCGTCTGTTCCCGGCCATCAACATCAACCGTTCCAGCACGCGTCGTGAAGAACTGTTGATCCCGTCCGAACAACTGCAAAAGATCTGGGTGCTGCGCAAGTTGCTGTACCCGATGGATGATCTGGAAGCGATGGAATTCCTGCAAGACAAGATCAAGGCCACGAAGAATAACGCCAACTTCTTCGATTCCATGCGTCGCTGA
- a CDS encoding DUF2788 domain-containing protein has translation MSVLDSFLNMPEDTFDTLSVSILVTGLIIYMGFVIYRMAKDSNAGKFGTVILFFVLGFGMLGFIIKTILTEVLQK, from the coding sequence ATGTCCGTACTTGATTCTTTTCTGAACATGCCTGAGGACACGTTTGATACGTTGTCCGTCTCCATTCTGGTCACCGGCCTCATCATCTACATGGGGTTCGTGATCTATCGCATGGCCAAGGATTCAAACGCGGGCAAGTTCGGCACCGTCATCCTGTTTTTTGTTCTGGGATTCGGCATGCTGGGTTTCATTATCAAAACCATTCTGACTGAAGTGCTGCAGAAATAA
- a CDS encoding DUF3149 domain-containing protein: MENSPWEALFFSDIGLLSLFTIGFVLVMAVYIFLFVRRNVMNAVDPDTIQQKDQHTPQHS; encoded by the coding sequence ATGGAAAACTCCCCCTGGGAAGCCCTGTTCTTCTCTGATATTGGTCTGTTGAGCCTGTTTACCATTGGTTTTGTGCTGGTCATGGCGGTGTATATCTTTCTGTTCGTACGCCGCAATGTGATGAACGCCGTGGATCCGGACACCATCCAGCAAAAAGACCAGCACACGCCGCAGCATTCCTGA
- the leuE gene encoding leucine efflux protein LeuE, with product MLGVTDPLTYLAGATAIILMPGPNSLFALSVASRRGVRAGFAAAAGIFTGDLVLMLAAALGVASLMHAYPVAFDIVRYAGAAYLAFLGIKLLLAGSNKREQEVHLDIPARHIYRQAMSISLVNVKAIIFFMAFFPQFVDPSYPHIWLTFGALGITVQILSLSYLSFLILAGANIARKLSGRAWVATILKKLTGTLFLSFGARLALSR from the coding sequence GTGTTAGGCGTAACTGATCCCCTCACCTACCTGGCCGGCGCGACAGCCATCATTCTGATGCCCGGCCCCAATTCGCTGTTTGCGCTCTCCGTGGCTTCGCGCCGCGGGGTGCGGGCGGGCTTTGCCGCCGCCGCCGGGATTTTCACCGGTGATCTGGTCCTGATGCTCGCCGCTGCGCTGGGTGTGGCATCATTAATGCATGCATATCCGGTGGCGTTCGATATCGTCCGTTACGCCGGGGCCGCATATCTGGCCTTTCTGGGGATCAAGCTCCTCCTGGCTGGAAGCAACAAACGGGAACAGGAAGTCCATCTGGACATCCCGGCCCGTCATATTTATCGCCAGGCGATGTCGATCTCGCTGGTGAATGTCAAAGCCATCATCTTTTTCATGGCTTTCTTTCCCCAGTTTGTCGATCCATCGTACCCGCACATCTGGCTGACCTTCGGTGCCCTCGGCATCACTGTGCAAATCCTGAGTTTGTCGTATCTCAGTTTTCTGATTCTGGCCGGCGCCAATATCGCCAGGAAGCTTTCTGGCCGAGCGTGGGTTGCCACGATATTGAAGAAGTTGACCGGCACGCTGTTTTTAAGCTTTGGCGCGCGCCTTGCGTTAAGCCGATGA
- a CDS encoding YajQ family cyclic di-GMP-binding protein, producing the protein MPSFDIVSEVNDVEVRNALEQTNKEVGTRFDFKGSDARVEQAEKVLTIFADNDFQLEQVKDILTAKLTKRGVDIRCLDEAKSEKVSGNKVKQAITVRTGISGDEAKKIVKLIKDSKLKVQAAIQGDEVRVSGAKRDTLQEAIAVIRKQVTDYPVQFQNFRD; encoded by the coding sequence ATGCCCTCTTTCGATATCGTTTCTGAAGTCAACGACGTGGAAGTGCGTAACGCACTGGAGCAAACCAACAAGGAAGTCGGCACCCGCTTTGACTTCAAGGGCTCTGACGCCCGCGTGGAACAAGCCGAGAAAGTCCTGACCATTTTTGCCGACAACGACTTTCAGCTGGAACAGGTCAAGGACATCCTGACTGCCAAACTGACCAAGCGCGGCGTCGACATCCGCTGCCTGGATGAAGCCAAGAGCGAGAAAGTGTCGGGCAACAAGGTCAAACAGGCCATTACGGTACGCACCGGCATCAGCGGGGACGAAGCCAAGAAAATCGTCAAACTGATCAAGGACTCCAAACTCAAGGTACAAGCCGCCATTCAGGGCGACGAAGTACGTGTGTCCGGCGCCAAGCGCGACACCCTGCAAGAAGCCATCGCCGTGATCCGCAAGCAGGTTACCGACTACCCGGTGCAGTTCCAGAACTTCCGCGACTGA
- a CDS encoding ArnT family glycosyltransferase, protein MLTYVPETEREQPPLPPGQRPWMLLLLCLVWLLPGLIGHDPWKPAELETAAVIKHYVEGQHWALPWWGDNPYLLYGPLYYWSACLFAWPLSHLGMAVHDAARLATGAWMALAMWGLGLAGRELYGRRQGRVAVMALIGSIGLIIWGHHLAPQVIVLAGFSWQLYALAWALRQPVQGGLLLGLSWLMLLLGASWGEFLLSFVTAVALLGFRPWRRAWYLATLLTALVTSVPLGLMWVGDLYHTNPEAFRIWLDYYAFGAFGGLASWQPFHSFGFYFSIVLWFAWPVLPLGVWGIWSNRSQLAQPKLTLPIVVLVLNSVWLSLAGDLIGESALLLVLPTLSLLTTSGIDRLQRGAAAALNWFGIMTFGVGTFLLWCAWIVLTTGTPATWARTLAEASPSWHPHVVWGGVLFTLAISITWCWVLLRKRPLGRLAITNWACGVTLLWGALMGLWQPWLDASKSYRTVVESLQVAVNKQPAGCIDGSLVSDSMAASVDYFSHLALQRRDVTNCRLQLVAGDPPPGSMVLWDGARPGERHEHFYLLDKTRSVATR, encoded by the coding sequence ATGCTTACCTACGTCCCTGAAACCGAACGCGAGCAGCCGCCACTGCCACCGGGCCAGCGCCCATGGATGTTGCTGTTGCTTTGTCTTGTGTGGCTGCTGCCAGGCTTGATCGGGCATGATCCCTGGAAGCCGGCGGAGCTGGAAACGGCCGCGGTGATCAAGCATTACGTGGAAGGGCAGCACTGGGCGCTGCCGTGGTGGGGCGACAATCCTTACCTCTTGTATGGCCCTTTGTATTACTGGTCTGCCTGCCTGTTTGCCTGGCCCTTGTCGCACCTGGGCATGGCGGTGCATGACGCCGCGCGGCTGGCAACCGGCGCATGGATGGCGCTGGCCATGTGGGGTCTTGGTCTGGCCGGTCGTGAACTGTATGGTCGCCGGCAAGGCCGTGTGGCCGTCATGGCCCTGATTGGCAGCATCGGGCTGATTATCTGGGGTCACCATCTGGCGCCGCAGGTGATCGTGCTGGCGGGCTTTAGCTGGCAGCTCTATGCGCTGGCATGGGCGTTGCGCCAACCGGTGCAGGGCGGCTTGTTGCTGGGCCTCTCCTGGTTGATGTTGCTGCTGGGCGCGTCCTGGGGCGAGTTCCTGCTCAGTTTTGTGACGGCCGTCGCGCTGCTGGGGTTCCGGCCGTGGCGCCGCGCCTGGTATCTGGCGACCTTGCTCACCGCGCTTGTCACCTCGGTGCCGCTGGGCTTGATGTGGGTGGGCGATCTGTATCACACCAATCCGGAGGCTTTCCGGATCTGGCTGGATTACTACGCATTTGGCGCTTTTGGTGGCCTAGCTTCCTGGCAACCGTTCCATTCGTTCGGGTTCTATTTTTCCATTGTGTTGTGGTTTGCCTGGCCGGTATTGCCGCTGGGTGTCTGGGGTATCTGGTCCAACCGCTCGCAACTGGCGCAACCGAAGCTGACTCTGCCGATTGTGGTGCTGGTACTGAACTCTGTCTGGCTATCGCTGGCCGGTGACCTGATTGGCGAGTCGGCGCTGTTGCTGGTTCTGCCCACGTTGTCTTTACTGACTACCAGCGGGATCGATCGCTTGCAGCGTGGCGCGGCCGCGGCGCTGAACTGGTTTGGCATCATGACCTTTGGCGTCGGCACCTTTTTGCTGTGGTGTGCGTGGATCGTGCTGACGACGGGCACGCCGGCGACCTGGGCCAGAACACTGGCCGAGGCCAGCCCCTCCTGGCATCCGCATGTGGTGTGGGGTGGCGTGCTGTTTACGCTGGCGATCTCGATCACCTGGTGCTGGGTGTTGCTGCGCAAGCGTCCGCTGGGTCGGCTGGCCATCACCAACTGGGCATGCGGTGTGACCTTGCTGTGGGGTGCGCTGATGGGCTTGTGGCAGCCGTGGCTGGATGCCTCCAAGAGCTATCGGACCGTAGTTGAGAGCCTGCAGGTGGCCGTGAACAAGCAGCCGGCCGGGTGTATTGATGGCTCGCTGGTGTCCGACTCTATGGCCGCGTCGGTCGATTATTTCTCGCACCTGGCGCTGCAACGGCGCGATGTGACCAATTGCCGTCTGCAACTGGTGGCAGGTGACCCGCCGCCGGGGTCTATGGTATTGTGGGATGGTGCCCGCCCGGGTGAGCGCCATGAACACTTTTACCTGCTGGACAAAACACGCTCTGTCGCCACGCGCTAG
- a CDS encoding DinB family protein encodes MITNAAVRLLAQYNRWMNERLYAMADTLGEELRTADRGAFFGSVHGTLDHLVRGDMNWLARFENQPLPDFGPDALVCPTWEALLALRQQTDQHIDTWAGTVSDAWLAAPLSWYSAMYHQQMNMPAWIAVSHFFNHQTHHRGQVTTLFSQLGMDIGVTDLPMMPSLHHTTPD; translated from the coding sequence ATGATCACCAACGCCGCAGTCCGTCTTCTGGCGCAATACAACCGCTGGATGAATGAGCGCCTGTACGCCATGGCAGACACGCTGGGCGAGGAATTGCGCACAGCGGATCGCGGCGCGTTTTTTGGCTCTGTGCATGGCACGCTGGATCACCTGGTGCGTGGCGACATGAACTGGCTGGCGCGCTTTGAAAACCAGCCTTTGCCCGACTTCGGCCCCGACGCGCTGGTGTGCCCCACGTGGGAGGCGCTGCTTGCGCTACGCCAGCAAACTGACCAGCACATCGACACCTGGGCCGGTACGGTCAGCGATGCCTGGCTGGCGGCACCATTGAGCTGGTACAGCGCCATGTATCACCAGCAAATGAACATGCCGGCATGGATTGCCGTCAGCCACTTTTTCAATCACCAGACGCATCACCGCGGCCAGGTTACCACCCTGTTCTCGCAACTGGGCATGGATATCGGCGTCACCGACCTGCCCATGATGCCGTCTCTTCACCACACAACGCCGGACTGA
- the fabG gene encoding 3-oxoacyl-ACP reductase FabG translates to MKLKDKVAIITGSASGIGQATALKFAQEGAKVVVCDLNRAGVDQVVSELVAMGTEAAGFLVDVTDKATIAEMVAGVKSRFGRIDILVNNAGIVADAQLFKMTEEQFDRVIDINLKGVYNCTKAVIDTMIEQGQGVILNASSVVGVYGNFGQTNYAASKFGVIGFVKTWAKELGKKGIRANAVCPGFVATPILNAMPEKVIQAMEDKVPMKRMARPEEIASVYAFLASDEASYINGAAIEVTGGLTL, encoded by the coding sequence ATGAAACTGAAGGATAAAGTTGCCATTATTACCGGTAGCGCCAGCGGCATCGGCCAGGCTACCGCGCTCAAGTTTGCTCAGGAAGGCGCCAAGGTTGTGGTCTGTGACCTGAACCGCGCGGGTGTCGATCAAGTGGTGTCCGAACTGGTTGCCATGGGTACCGAGGCGGCAGGCTTTCTGGTTGATGTGACCGACAAGGCAACGATTGCCGAGATGGTGGCCGGCGTGAAATCCCGTTTCGGCCGCATCGATATCCTGGTCAACAACGCCGGTATCGTGGCGGATGCGCAGCTGTTCAAGATGACTGAAGAACAGTTTGACCGCGTCATCGATATCAACCTCAAGGGCGTGTACAACTGCACCAAGGCCGTGATCGATACCATGATCGAACAAGGCCAGGGCGTGATCCTGAATGCCTCGTCCGTGGTGGGGGTTTATGGCAATTTTGGCCAGACCAACTACGCGGCGTCCAAGTTTGGCGTGATCGGGTTTGTCAAAACCTGGGCCAAGGAACTGGGCAAGAAGGGGATTCGTGCCAATGCCGTGTGCCCGGGTTTTGTGGCCACACCGATCCTGAACGCCATGCCTGAGAAAGTCATTCAGGCCATGGAAGACAAAGTGCCGATGAAGCGCATGGCGCGTCCGGAAGAAATTGCCAGCGTGTATGCGTTCCTGGCCAGCGATGAAGCCAGTTATATCAATGGCGCTGCCATTGAAGTGACGGGTGGTCTGACCCTGTAA
- the argF gene encoding ornithine carbamoyltransferase, with protein MRHYLQFKDFSHDEYKYLFKRAAVLKQKLRAGELYQPLVGRVLAMIFEKSSTRTRVSFEAGMAQLGGHAMFMASKDTQLGRGEPIEDVAQVISRMTDIVMVRTFEQSIIERFAENSRVPVINGLTNEYHPCQIMADIFTYEERHGSIEGKTVAWIGDSNNVSRTWLQAAKIFNFKLKLACPSGYEMTVLDGLEYGKDIFEQYRNPFEAAHGADIVTTDVSVSMGYERETLQRKKDFLNYRVTEKLMAEAGKDAVFLHCLPAHRGEEVDPEVIDGPQSLVWDEAENRMHTQKAVIEYLLLGEIKG; from the coding sequence ATGCGACACTATCTGCAGTTCAAGGATTTCTCCCACGACGAATACAAGTATCTGTTCAAGCGCGCCGCCGTGCTCAAGCAGAAACTGCGAGCTGGCGAGTTGTACCAGCCGCTGGTTGGCCGCGTGCTGGCCATGATTTTTGAAAAATCGTCGACCCGTACCCGCGTTTCGTTTGAAGCAGGTATGGCGCAACTGGGCGGTCACGCCATGTTCATGGCATCCAAGGACACGCAACTGGGCCGCGGCGAACCGATTGAAGACGTCGCACAAGTCATCAGCCGCATGACCGATATCGTCATGGTGCGCACTTTTGAGCAAAGCATCATTGAGCGTTTTGCCGAGAACTCGCGCGTGCCGGTCATCAACGGCCTGACCAACGAATACCATCCTTGCCAGATCATGGCCGACATCTTCACCTACGAAGAACGCCACGGTTCGATCGAAGGCAAGACCGTCGCCTGGATTGGCGACAGCAACAACGTAAGCCGCACCTGGCTGCAAGCCGCGAAGATCTTCAATTTCAAGCTCAAGCTCGCTTGCCCGTCCGGCTATGAAATGACCGTGCTCGACGGCCTTGAATACGGCAAGGATATCTTCGAGCAGTATCGCAACCCGTTCGAAGCCGCCCACGGCGCCGACATTGTGACCACGGACGTGAGCGTGTCCATGGGTTACGAGCGCGAAACCCTGCAACGCAAGAAAGACTTCCTGAACTACCGCGTGACCGAGAAGCTGATGGCTGAAGCCGGCAAAGATGCCGTGTTCCTGCACTGTCTGCCGGCGCATCGTGGCGAGGAAGTGGACCCGGAAGTCATCGACGGCCCGCAATCGCTGGTGTGGGATGAAGCAGAAAACCGCATGCATACCCAGAAAGCCGTGATCGAGTATCTGCTTCTGGGTGAAATCAAGGGTTAA
- a CDS encoding type B 50S ribosomal protein L31 → MKDGIHPGYKEVIFFDASVDFKFLTRSTMTARGGETMKWTDGKEYPVVRLDVSSESHPFYTGKQKVLDTAGRVEKFRQKYSMYTSNKG, encoded by the coding sequence ATGAAAGACGGTATCCATCCCGGTTACAAAGAAGTGATCTTTTTCGACGCCAGCGTTGACTTCAAGTTTCTGACCCGTTCGACCATGACTGCTCGTGGCGGCGAAACCATGAAGTGGACTGATGGCAAGGAATACCCGGTTGTGCGTCTGGACGTGTCGTCCGAATCGCACCCGTTCTACACCGGCAAGCAAAAGGTGCTGGACACCGCTGGCCGTGTCGAGAAGTTCCGTCAGAAGTACTCCATGTACACCAGCAACAAGGGCTGA
- a CDS encoding DUF3579 domain-containing protein, giving the protein MICNPYEIVIQGLTSDGRQFRPSDWAERLSGILSTFGFDQKLSYAPYVRPMVMDNVRCVAVDKQLEKLDPRVFQFIMAFARDNDLKVVDCRDLVEQQQAAAQDAERKAG; this is encoded by the coding sequence ATGATCTGTAATCCATACGAAATCGTCATCCAGGGGCTCACCAGCGACGGGCGTCAATTCCGCCCGAGTGACTGGGCAGAACGCCTCTCCGGTATCCTGTCTACCTTCGGTTTTGACCAGAAGCTCTCCTACGCACCTTATGTCCGCCCCATGGTGATGGACAACGTGCGCTGCGTCGCCGTAGACAAGCAACTGGAAAAACTCGACCCCCGCGTATTCCAGTTCATCATGGCGTTTGCCCGTGATAACGATCTCAAGGTTGTAGATTGCCGCGATCTGGTGGAGCAGCAGCAAGCCGCCGCCCAGGACGCCGAGCGCAAGGCCGGCTAA